In the genome of Metabacillus litoralis, the window CGATCATAATGCCATGTGACAGACTTAACCAGATGACAAGCTCTGTGTTCATAATTCCTTTAACGGCTTCTTCGAAATTTTGTTTGTCATCAATTGGCTGTTTAAGGAAAAAATAATAAAAGCGTAAAGAGGTATGATCATTTGGAAGCGGAGGTAGTTTTTCATGATTATCACTGAATAAAAAATCATACCATTTCCGCTGATTCAATGTGTATTGAGTTTCATCAATACTATTTGTTGATTGAAAGAGCAATGATAATAAATTTCTTTCTTCAGAACTTAATACGGATTTTAAAATTCCAAAAGGTTTTCCAAGATCTGTCTGAAACCATTCGAAATTTGTATCATGACGATTATAGTTTGTTGTTAGCGCCTCTCCATAGTGCTTCTTTAAATTTTCTAACATACAAGGGCTCCTTCTTGGTCTAGATCTGTGTTGATTTTTTTTCTGAAAAATCGATTTTATATAAATTAAATGGTAAAAGATTACACCTTTATAAACAAGTAAAAGGATTTGAAATATATCATACTGTTTTAGAGCAAATAAAAAAAGCTGCAAGTAGCAGCTTTTAATCATCAATGGTATTTGGTGGCTCTTCTTCAACAAGTTTTCTTGCTTCTTCAATATTTGTTGAATCCTCTCTCATATGAACAGATCCACCTGATAAGCCTTCATTGATCATTCGATCAATATCGAGATAGGCTTTATCTTTTCCTTCATAATTAATATCCTGTTTAACTGCTTCATCTCTATCTTTCATACAAGTACCAACCTCCTTGAACACTATTTTGTGTCCAAGAGGAAATGATCATTCATGTTTACTCATAAACGTGAAATAGCATTAATTCATGAATTTGCGTTTGTAACTTTGTTTCATCTTCTTTGAGTGGTGTGACAGATCCCCATTCAATTTGTCCATTTTTATGGTAAATCCCATCATAATGTGAACCTCTAAAATAAAATGAAATACGCCAGCCAGGTAACTTTGCTTGTTTGAACAATGGTTTGTATTGAAAATGTGTAATCAAGCTAATCGCTCCCTTCCTAACCATTATAGAAATAATACGGCGAAAATGGGAGAATTCCTTCTACCTATTTATGGTATTTTTCTAATTCAATAAATAATTGTACAAGCTCAGTGATCCGTTGTTTCTGAATCTCTTGCTCATCAAAAATCATTGGTTTTGAATTTACCTCAAAAAGAAAGGGCCAGCCTTCTGGAGTTAGACCAATGTCCAACGAAAATTCACCAACAAAGCCAAATGCTTTTGTTAAAAGTGTCCCTACTTTGTTTGCGAGCCAGTTGATTTGTTTAGTTGAGCATCGCTCCTTAACCTGTTCAAACGAAATGATTTCGCCACCATTTGGGACATGTGTTATAATCGAGCTTTTTGATGCCTTCCTTACACCGATTCCAACAGGTTTGTATTCATTGTCTCGATATAAACAAATAACGCGTAAATCATACTTACAGTCTTCGATCTTATCCGTTATAATTTCTTCTTGAAGAAGGTATTTTTCTCTATTTAAATGACTGTTAACCCATGTCCTAAAGTTTTCTTCATTGTAGTAAATAGTGGTTGTATTTGATTGGATCGTGTAATGAGCTTCTTTTCGTGAAAGCTTATAAATGCCAGATCCTTTGTGACCATTTTTGGGTTTAGCATAAAGAGAGTTATGAGAATGAAGAAGGTCGGATATATGTACTATATCAGTAAGTAGCCATGTTTTTGGTAAATAAGATTGCATTTCACTATCCTGAGACAGAGCGGAGTACGTTTCCCATTTGTTAAAAAAGCCATAGTTGAAAAATGGTTTTCTTTGCTGTTCATATAATGCTTTTAGCGCTAAAACCTCTTTTGAAATTTCTTCACTTCGAGACGAAATTTTATTATAAATGATATCAGGAAAAGGGAAAGAAATCTTTCCCCATTTCTTCCATTCAAAAAAATAAACATAGCCATTAACACCATTTTCTTCAACACCATCTGTTGTAAAAACAAAGGATAACCCGCCGAATTTAGAAAGTTCACTTTGGATATTTTTGAAAACTGTAGCATTACCACGAAAAATATGGTTTTTGCCACCTTTGCTTGCTAGAATTCCTACAAGAGGGACATAATCAGTTTTCTTCATGAACTAATTCCTCTGGATGAAATATTGCTTTTTTCGATAAATAAACACCATATTGAAGGGATGCTTTTCTTGTTGTAAGGTCCGCATCCTTCAGCTCAGGATGTGAAAAGATAGATCTTCCTGGCTTTGAATTAGCTTCAAACATCCATACTCGACCGTCTTGATCTACCCCAAAATCAAAACCTATTTCTCCGATAAAGCCTTTAATATGCTGATCAATTTTTTTACTTAGTGTAATAGCTGCCTCGGTTAAGTTATGGAATGTTTTCATTCTCTCCTGAGGGTCATCATAAATTTCTTCAAGTGTTTTAACAACTCCACCATTATTTAAATGGGTGGTTACACTGCCACGACCAGCAACCTTTGCAGCTAGTGCGGTAACCTTCCAGCTTCCGTACTCATCCTTATTTGTATGAATTCGAAAATCAATTGCTTTACCATCAAACCGAATAAGCTTAATTCCCTGTTGTGCAAGATAACTTGATAGAAGTCTGTCTTTAAAAGAAGCTTTTAAGAAGCTTTCAAGAGATGGATATCTTCTAAGTCTATTAATTTCCTTATCATCTCGGTAACGTGAATAATATGTATTCTCTTCACGTGAATACATGAGCTGAAACACTCCTAATCCTAAGCTCCCATTTGCAGGCTTTAAATAAATGCTTTTATACGATGAAAGCATTTCCTCCATCTGACTTATAGAAGGGTTGTGAATGGTTTCAGGTAAGTAATGTGCAACCTCATTATCTTGGATAAGAAGCTGATGCATGGACCATTTATTAAAAAAACCTGGATTGTACCATGGAATTGTATATTCTTCTGTTAACCGTTTTTTAACAAGTTTAAGTGCTTGGTGGTTTTCAATTCTTCTATTTGGTAGTCGGTCATAAACAGCATTAGGAAAAGGAAAGGTCCCTCTTTTCCAACCGTTTTTTCCATATGTGTAACCTTCAATTGTGCCTTCTTCCCAGTTAATATGATGAGCGCCAAACACAAAGGAATAGATGCCAAGTGACTGATCAATGGATAAAAACTTAGCAAAGAAAAGAGAGCGCTCACCAATTGGGCGTAATGAGGACTCTGTAAAGCCTGCCGTAAAGATGCCAACCAACGGACCTAGATGTAATGTATAGTCATGAATGATAAGGTGAGTCTTTCCTAAGGCAGGAAGCAGCAGTTGTTCTGATAATTCTCTCGGTATTACAATGTTATCTATGAGTGTTTCATCATACAAAACATCACATGGTAGGGTAATCGTACCGAAAGAAACGAATCCAATCTTACCGAAATGTTGAGCAGTTATTGGTAAAGAAATGGTTAATTGCTCTGTATCTTTTATTTGAATGGAATAGATTTTATTCATTGACTTCAGCTCCTTTGTTATCTCTTTGCTTCATTAAATAATGACAATATGCTAATGGAGATTCATAAAGAACATCTTTTAAATGTGGCTTTGTTTCAACAAAGGTTTTTCGACCCGGTTTTGAATTAATATCAAGTATCCATGTGGATCCATCCTGTGCAAAACCTATATCGATTCCTACTTCGAACAATCTATTAAACTTCATATCAAGCAACTTTGGCAAATGGGTAATGATTGTAGAAAGCTCATCTTCAAGTAAAAACTTTTGCTTCATTGTTAAAGACTTTGACCATTCTTCATATGAGATCGGAGCTCCACCGCTGTTTAAGTTTGATAAAAACGATCCATGATACCCTTTACGTACCCCTTTTTCTACTAGAATCCACTCTCCATTTCGATCCTTTTGAAGAAGTAAGCGAATATCGAACGGATAACCTTCCTGATCTGTAAGGGAAAGAAAGGGTTGAAGCAGATAGCTTTGCTGCTTTATAAGCCTGTCACACCAATCTGAAAATAGCTGTAATGACTGAAATGATTTTGTCTTTTTATCGTGACCTTTATGATAAGTGATGTTTACATCATTTGAAGTTTGCCTAACAGCAATGATTCCGTTTCCTCTAGATCCAGATATAGGTTTTAACATGCAACTAGAATTAGTTCTAATATGTTTTATAATTTGTGCAGATGTTGTTAGTTTTTCGGTTTCAGGTAGGTAGGAATTGATGGGCTCACTATCTATTAAGTTTGAATAAATTTGCCATTTATCAGGCAATCCAAACCCTAAAAATGTTGTTGAAGGGTTTTTCTTTAACCAGTCAACAATTGGCTTGCTTTTTTTTGATGCTTGTTGATTGTTATAAAAGCAGCGGTCATAAATAAAAGTAGGAATTGAAAAGGAAGCAATCTTCCATGTTTGGGTTATTGAATCATATTTTTCACCGTTAATGGTTAAAGTAGAAGGATCAATGGAGGTAGGTTCAAAACGAACGCACTCGATATTAAATGAAGCACTTCGTTTGGCAATTTCTGTTGCATATCCATTTTCATGATTTAGATGTACAGCTAAAAAACCTAATGTAACTTTGTGCATGTTAAGTCACTTCCTTTTCGTTTCCTTTCATTGTGAAGC includes:
- a CDS encoding YheC/YheD family endospore coat-associated protein, whose amino-acid sequence is MKKTDYVPLVGILASKGGKNHIFRGNATVFKNIQSELSKFGGLSFVFTTDGVEENGVNGYVYFFEWKKWGKISFPFPDIIYNKISSRSEEISKEVLALKALYEQQRKPFFNYGFFNKWETYSALSQDSEMQSYLPKTWLLTDIVHISDLLHSHNSLYAKPKNGHKGSGIYKLSRKEAHYTIQSNTTTIYYNEENFRTWVNSHLNREKYLLQEEIITDKIEDCKYDLRVICLYRDNEYKPVGIGVRKASKSSIITHVPNGGEIISFEQVKERCSTKQINWLANKVGTLLTKAFGFVGEFSLDIGLTPEGWPFLFEVNSKPMIFDEQEIQKQRITELVQLFIELEKYHK
- a CDS encoding YheE family protein, whose product is MITHFQYKPLFKQAKLPGWRISFYFRGSHYDGIYHKNGQIEWGSVTPLKEDETKLQTQIHELMLFHVYE
- a CDS encoding YheC/YheD family endospore coat-associated protein; this translates as MHKVTLGFLAVHLNHENGYATEIAKRSASFNIECVRFEPTSIDPSTLTINGEKYDSITQTWKIASFSIPTFIYDRCFYNNQQASKKSKPIVDWLKKNPSTTFLGFGLPDKWQIYSNLIDSEPINSYLPETEKLTTSAQIIKHIRTNSSCMLKPISGSRGNGIIAVRQTSNDVNITYHKGHDKKTKSFQSLQLFSDWCDRLIKQQSYLLQPFLSLTDQEGYPFDIRLLLQKDRNGEWILVEKGVRKGYHGSFLSNLNSGGAPISYEEWSKSLTMKQKFLLEDELSTIITHLPKLLDMKFNRLFEVGIDIGFAQDGSTWILDINSKPGRKTFVETKPHLKDVLYESPLAYCHYLMKQRDNKGAEVNE
- a CDS encoding YheC/YheD family endospore coat-associated protein → MNKIYSIQIKDTEQLTISLPITAQHFGKIGFVSFGTITLPCDVLYDETLIDNIVIPRELSEQLLLPALGKTHLIIHDYTLHLGPLVGIFTAGFTESSLRPIGERSLFFAKFLSIDQSLGIYSFVFGAHHINWEEGTIEGYTYGKNGWKRGTFPFPNAVYDRLPNRRIENHQALKLVKKRLTEEYTIPWYNPGFFNKWSMHQLLIQDNEVAHYLPETIHNPSISQMEEMLSSYKSIYLKPANGSLGLGVFQLMYSREENTYYSRYRDDKEINRLRRYPSLESFLKASFKDRLLSSYLAQQGIKLIRFDGKAIDFRIHTNKDEYGSWKVTALAAKVAGRGSVTTHLNNGGVVKTLEEIYDDPQERMKTFHNLTEAAITLSKKIDQHIKGFIGEIGFDFGVDQDGRVWMFEANSKPGRSIFSHPELKDADLTTRKASLQYGVYLSKKAIFHPEELVHEEN